In Zingiber officinale cultivar Zhangliang chromosome 1A, Zo_v1.1, whole genome shotgun sequence, a genomic segment contains:
- the LOC122009231 gene encoding expansin-B18-like, which translates to FTPPLAGLHWSPAGATWYGAPDGPGSTGGACAYADAVVKAPLSSMITAGGPSLFRGGRGCGACYQVLCNSNAACSGRAVTVVVTDECSSGICVADLVHFDLSGAAFGAMEKPGQAEQLRNAGSLAVEYTRVPCHYPGITVAFRVDAGSNADYLAVVIENVNGDGELAAMKLKEGSSKTWMAMQPSWGAQWKFNPGRALHPPFSFHLTSGQSKKILVAHNVIPVGWTSGSTYTSKVNY; encoded by the exons ttcaccccccctcttgccggcctccactg GTCTCCGGCCGGAGCCACCTGGTACGGCGCCCCCGATGGCCCGGGAAGCACTg GCGGCGCATGTGCATACGCTGACGCCGTCGTCAAAGCTCCGCTGTCGTCCATGATAACAGCCGGCGGCCCTTCGCTGTTCAGGGGCGGCAGAGGATGCGGCGCATGCTACCAAGTCCTGTGCAACTCCAACGCCGCCTGCTCTGGCAGGGCGGTGACGGTCGTGGTCACCGACGAGTGCTCCAGCGGGATTTGCGTTGCTGACCTCGTCCATTTCGACCTCAGCGGCGCCGCCTTCGGGGCCATGGAGAAACCCGGCCAAGCTGAGCAGCTGCGGAATGCCGGAAGTCTGGCAGTCGAATACACaag AGTACCGTGCCACTACCCGGGCATCACGGTGGCCTTCAGGGTGGATGCTGGGTCGAACGCCGACTACCTCGCCGTCGTCATCGAGAATGTGAACGGGGACGGCGAGCTCGCGGCGATGAAGCTAAAGGAGGGATCGTCGAAGACGTGGATGGCGATGCAGCCATCTTGGGGAGCACAGTGGAAGTTCAACCCCGGGCGGGCGTTACATCCGCCGTTCTCTTTTCATCTGACGTCGGGGCAGTCGAAGAAGATTCTTGTCGCCCACAACGTCATTCCCGTCGGTTGGACGTCGGGGAGCACTTATACTTCCAAGGTCAACTACTAG